The sequence AAATGCCAGCCTATTGTCCTCTGGCCTGATTTTCCTCATCTGCTCCAAGGCGGAGGAGTCTGGGCCCAAGCTGCCCCCATGTAAAGTGCCGCGTGCCCGGGGCCGCGCTGGGGTCAGCTGTGGGCAGCGTGGGATCAGAAAAGGGGAGCCTGCAGGCAGCCCCGCCTGAGAAGAGCTTGCATCACCAGGAAATAGCTGGTGGCTTGTCGGTCCAGCAGGAAAACACTGCTCCTGTCACCCACAATAGCTTTTGTACCAAAGGGAAGAACACTCAAAAGGAAATTATCCAATCTCACAATAAGCTCCGAACTGAACAGGTAAAGGCAGAGCATCATCTCAGTGTACGACTTGCAGAACTAAGTTAAAATAGACACGTTTgcctcccccatgatccaatatAAGATTGTTACTATTGCTGCTTTCAGAGGACCATGAAAAGAAtttgtcttaaaaaaaggaactccatttgtttaaaaaagagcAACAATGGGGAAGCGGCTCCCCTCCACCAAGTCTTTTGGCTGGCGCGCCGTCTGAGCATCACTCTGGCTTTCAAAGCGTCTCAGCTTCAAGACGCGTCCCTGGAGATCCAGCCGCTTTCTGTGAGGAAATTCAAAATCCTTTTCTTTAGGACTTTGTCCAGGTAGCTAGGAAGGCGGCTTTTCGAGGGGATTCCTTGCCGCTTCTGGAGGTGGTCTTTAATTATAATAGTCTTCACAGTCACGTAGCGGGCCGGACTCAAGTTTAAAGAGCTGCAGAGCACCTTCTCGCGATCCGACAGGAGCTCGAAGCCCGGAAGGTTCTCAATGGCGGCGAACTCGCCGTCTTTGCCGTCCTCCTTTCCCCGTTTGGAGCCCGCTAGGTTTttgttctccttcctcttctcccgtTTATGCCGCGCTGCCTCGTACTCTGCCGACTCTTCCATCTTGGTGATCCCGTTTCGCCGGTACCGCTGCAGTTCTCGGATCTTGGCCCGGAGCATTTTTTCTTTGTGCATGTTTTCAAAAAGGTCATCAAACTCCTTGCATGACATGAACTGGTACAGCGGCCTCAGCTTCAGGCGcagctccttctcctccttggTGATCTTGCGCTTCAGcgccttttccttctccttcttgtcCTTCCCCAGGAAGGCTGGCACTAGATTGTAGTCACGGGCGATGTTCTTCCGCCGCTGTCTCTCTTTCAGCTTCCGCACGTACATGTCCACGTGGGCGCGCTTCAGCTCGATCTCCACGTCGTCGTCGTCATAGTTAACAGAGAGCCCGCTAATGAGCGTCTCGGCATCCTGGTCATATTCGATCTCGTAGTCGTCCCGCAGCGGCATGTAGCCCAGCTGCTGCTGCTCGGCCACGGAGATGTCCAGTGGCGGCAGCGGGGTGGTGAGGCTGGGTGAGAGGGGGCCTCCGCTGGGACAGGTGTGGTCTGTCACACGGTTGGGGATGGTGTCAGGGATGCAGGCCTTCCCCAGGTTCCCGTGGATGTACATGCTCACGTAATGCTCCATCACCTCTTGGGGAGTCCGGGAAGCACCGACGTGTGCAGCCATATCTTCCTACGATGACAAAGGGCAGAGGTTACTCCCAGCGTCAGGGTGTCAGATTTAGGTTCTGCACAGATTCTCTTCACGTTTTTACAAAGGTTGACCTAGAGTACTTCCTACAGCACCGTTACCCACCCTCCCCAAAGGCATTTGGTCACACACACTCTCATGAGCTGGGCTCAGGGGAGAGATGACAATGTTGGAAGCAACACACGTTGTTTCTATACATGAAGAAGTGAAGACCCAGAGAGGCACAAGCTGGCACAAGGTCCTGGGGTGAGCTGGTGGCAGAGCTGAGGCCAGAACCCCTGGCTGAGGTCTGGACTTTGTTCTCATTCCCCACCTGGGACCAGAGGAGCACACCTGGTGCTGCCATTTTGTACCGCAGTAAACCCTGGACTCAGGGGCTGTGGATCTGAATGTCCCAGGACACAGCTGGGCAGGCCAGGGAATGCTGAACTCGCCTCATTCAGACTAGAAAACGGGCTTGTCCCAGGGTGTGAGGCCAGGCCAAGTCCATGGCACTGCAGGAGGGACCCAGTTCTACCATGTTGCCGCCTCCTGGAATAGAAAGGGCCAGGACACTTCTGTGACACTTGTCCTGGCCGCACACCCATCCTGGCCTTCATGCCCGGGGGGCTGGCATGGCCCTTTCCTAGGCAGTGACTGTGGATGATGGGCCTGTGGCTCCTCAAGGGAGCAGGCCTTCATTTCTAGCACCTTCCACGGTTAGCAGCTGGCTGGGAGTCTGCCACCAGCTGAAAGCATTCATCATTCCTACAAGAGGGTAACCCATAAATATAAGGTTTAATGGGAGGAAACTGTGTAACTCCCTCAATCTTTTCCTTCTGCCGAGAGGCCTCTTCCTCAAAGTCAACCGCTAAAGCCACTTCAGAAAGTAACTGCCCAAAATGCGCACTCATTCCCTGGCCACCGCCTCTCAGCCACCCAGCCCCCACCTGCCTCTGCCCGCCTGGGTGTGGAACCAGCGCTGTAGCGCTGCCTGCAGCACAGCCAGAGGCCCAGCTGGAACCGGAGGGACCCGCGCCCCACCAGGCTGATGACTATGAGCTGGAGTCAGGGAGAGAAGTGCTCTGGGCTCCAGGAACGGACCCCACAGCTGGGGCTTCCTCTGGCACACGTGCCTGGAGACCTCCCCCTGCCACCTTGGGGCCAGGAATGCCCAGGACTGTGACTACAGAAGGCAATGCCAAAACTCAACTGTGGGGCCTCTTTGAGActcataaagtaaaaatattcgAGCTAAATGTTGATTGTGCTCTTAGAGGGCACTGACTGCTTCTTTTAGAAACATCACTGTTTGCAGCaaatctgttcattttctttccccaGGAGGCATGTGgcctaaaacaaaacacaaaaccaagTCACAACTATCTCCAGCACCTGCTGCCACTCTGTGGGACCCAGGCTGGTCACTGCCCATCTCTGAGCTCCAGGTGTGTCACTGCCAAAAGAGGGGACATGTGCAGCCCCACGCACCTCACATGGGTGAGAAAAGGCTTCGGGGCCAGAGTGGGCCCCACGTGGCGAGCGCGAGTCCCCTCTCATGGAGCAGCTGGGGCAGAGGCCACTGGGAGCTGGTGCTCTTCCCCCACAACCTTGGGGCCAGGGAGCCCCAGGATCCGCAGTGGCCTCTGAAACAGGTAACTACCAGTCGTGTCCACCTAATGGAAAAACAGTCCCTAACGCCTGCCCTTTAGGAAGGAAAGGGTCCTGTTGGGTGGAAACCCTGGGTGAACATCCTGGGGTGCCTGTAGGGTGGGAATTTCCATCCCAACGCCTCACGTCTGTGCTTCCACCCCCCCAGGCAGGCAGCAGGGGCAGAGCCGACCTTGGCCTGTGCAGCTTCTCCAGCCCTCGGCACCAGCTCCTGTCCGAGGCTGCGGAGGGGCTGCTGCATACACAGCCAAGTCAAGACGCCAGTTTCCAGGAGGCTCCGATGGCTGCTGCACCAGGTTCCCAGGCACATGAGGCTGGGTGTCCCCTTGCCCCAGAGGCTCTGTGGTGCCGGGCTgcttacccaaggtcacaaggTGAGCCAGTGGGGCCCCCTGGCATTGGCCCTGGTCTCTCCAGCCAGTGAGACCAGCAGGAAGAGGCCTGCAGACTTCTCACTTGCAGAGATGTTTGTAAAATATCTTACTTACTTGGCAAATTTTCAAGTTAGCAACACTAGGTCAGCCTCCAAAATCCTTCAGAAATCTGGAAGTCTGGGAGCACGAACCCATCAGCGTCAGCCGGACTCCTGAGTGTGCCCCGCAGGGTCTACAGCTGTCCCTggctcctgcctcccacctctcAGGAGCTTCCCAGCACCCAGCCAGACATTGCAGGCCTGGCAGCGCCCACCCTGCTGGAGGTGCCCTTTGCTCCTCATGCCCAGACTCAGGGCCGGGGCCCACCTGGTAGGGCGGTGAGGAGGCAGGTGCGGCCACAGCGTGTGCTCCATCTCAGCAGCTTTCCCCAGCACTGGATGCTGTCAGCTTCCCTCCCACAACTTCCCTTTATCCCTCAAGACCAGGCCGCCAGGTCCAGGAAGGCTTCAGTGACCCCCAGGGCCAGGCTCAACTGTTCCATCGCTTGCGATCCCTCTCAGCTTGTTTCCTGACCTGCCATCCCTCCTTTTGCAGGTTTTACCAATACaattcaaaacaacaacagataACTACATCTATGCCCATCATCCCACTCAGTCCTGCGTTTCCCACAGAGGAGAAGTGTTGTTACTGCCCTATGGTTTTCAGATAAGGAAAGTAAACCTGAGGGTGAGCCCCCGCCAAGGGCACGAGGCCAGTGAATGCTGAGCCA is a genomic window of Macaca mulatta isolate MMU2019108-1 chromosome 5, T2T-MMU8v2.0, whole genome shotgun sequence containing:
- the TADA2B gene encoding transcriptional adapter 2-beta encodes the protein MAELGKKYCVYCLAEVSPLRFRCTECQDIELCPECFSAGAEIGHHRRYHGYQLVDGGRFTLWGPEAEGGWTSREEQLLLDAIEQFGFGNWEDMAAHVGASRTPQEVMEHYVSMYIHGNLGKACIPDTIPNRVTDHTCPSGGPLSPSLTTPLPPLDISVAEQQQLGYMPLRDDYEIEYDQDAETLISGLSVNYDDDDVEIELKRAHVDMYVRKLKERQRRKNIARDYNLVPAFLGKDKKEKEKALKRKITKEEKELRLKLRPLYQFMSCKEFDDLFENMHKEKMLRAKIRELQRYRRNGITKMEESAEYEAARHKREKRKENKNLAGSKRGKEDGKDGEFAAIENLPGFELLSDREKVLCSSLNLSPARYVTVKTIIIKDHLQKRQGIPSKSRLPSYLDKVLKKRILNFLTESGWISRDAS
- the GRPEL1 gene encoding grpE protein homolog 1, mitochondrial isoform X1, with product MAAQCVRLARRSLPALALSLRPSPRLLCTATKQKNSGQNLEEDVGQSEQKADPPATEKTLLEEKVKLEEQLKETVEKYKRALADTENLRQRSQKLVEEAKLYGGMWPKTKHKTKSQLSPAPAATLWDPGWSLPISELQVCHCQKRGHVQPHAPHMGEKRLRGQSGPHVASASPLSWSSWGRGHWELVLFPHNLGAREPQDPQWPLKQAGSRGRADLGLCSFSSPRHQLLSEAAEGLLHTQPSQDASFQEAPMAAAPGSQAHEAGCPLAPEALWCRAAYPRSQAKSLQHLQSQLSLRHWADD